A window of the Nisaea acidiphila genome harbors these coding sequences:
- the hydA gene encoding dihydropyrimidinase — MSEYDLVVRGGTVVNASDIVKADVGVKDGRIVALGEKLGAGAKEVDASGRLVMPGGVDSHCHIDQPSSTGGRNAETFETATRSAACGGTTSVICFAPQQKGVGLADGVAAYHERAKSACIDYSFHIVINDPNDAVVGEDLPKLIGEGHRSIKLFMTYASNRVDDGQILRILEVARRNQALVCVHAENHDAIMFMTEKLLAAGLNGTKYHSWCKPALVEREATYRMIALAELMDQPIQIFHVTCGEAAEEIRRAQQRGLKIYAETCPQYFVLTEKDLDRDAREGAKFLCSPAPRTEAEQEALWNYVKSGTLGNVTSDHAPYNIGDPDGKFWAGDNAPFSSIANGVPGLETRMPIVFHEGVVKGRLSLQEFVAVTSTNAAKLFGLHPQKGAIAVGADADIVVWDAEKKTVISQDILHHATDYTPYEGMEVTGWPAATIARGAVLWQDGEDMCEPGYGRFLAREPYDYIKPRGAFPTPFDPVAGTVAE; from the coding sequence ATGAGCGAATACGATCTGGTCGTCCGCGGCGGCACCGTCGTCAATGCCTCGGACATCGTGAAGGCCGATGTCGGTGTTAAAGACGGGCGCATCGTCGCACTGGGCGAGAAACTAGGAGCCGGCGCCAAGGAGGTTGACGCCTCCGGCCGGCTGGTGATGCCGGGCGGCGTCGACAGCCACTGCCATATCGACCAGCCCTCCAGCACCGGCGGGCGCAATGCCGAGACCTTCGAGACCGCGACCCGCTCGGCAGCCTGCGGCGGCACCACTTCGGTGATCTGCTTCGCGCCGCAGCAGAAAGGCGTCGGGCTCGCCGACGGCGTCGCCGCCTATCACGAGCGGGCGAAGAGCGCCTGCATCGATTACAGCTTCCACATCGTGATCAACGATCCGAACGACGCGGTGGTCGGCGAGGATCTGCCGAAGCTGATCGGCGAGGGGCACCGTTCGATCAAGCTCTTCATGACCTATGCCAGCAACCGGGTCGATGACGGGCAGATCCTGCGCATCCTTGAGGTTGCCCGGCGCAATCAGGCCCTGGTCTGCGTCCATGCCGAGAACCACGACGCGATCATGTTCATGACCGAGAAGCTGCTCGCGGCGGGGCTGAACGGCACCAAGTATCACTCCTGGTGCAAGCCGGCCCTGGTCGAGCGCGAGGCGACCTACCGGATGATCGCGCTCGCCGAACTGATGGATCAGCCGATCCAGATCTTCCACGTCACCTGCGGCGAGGCGGCGGAAGAGATCCGCCGGGCGCAGCAGCGCGGCCTCAAGATCTATGCCGAGACCTGCCCGCAATATTTCGTCCTGACCGAGAAGGATCTCGACCGGGACGCGCGGGAAGGGGCGAAATTCCTCTGCTCACCGGCGCCGCGTACCGAGGCGGAGCAGGAGGCGCTCTGGAACTATGTGAAGTCCGGCACGCTCGGCAATGTCACCTCGGACCATGCGCCCTACAATATCGGCGATCCGGACGGCAAGTTCTGGGCCGGCGACAACGCCCCGTTCAGCTCCATCGCCAACGGCGTGCCGGGCCTCGAGACCCGGATGCCGATCGTGTTCCACGAGGGCGTGGTGAAGGGCAGACTCTCCCTGCAGGAGTTCGTCGCCGTCACCTCGACAAACGCCGCCAAGCTCTTCGGCCTGCATCCGCAGAAGGGCGCGATCGCGGTCGGCGCCGACGCCGATATCGTGGTCTGGGACGCGGAGAAGAAGACCGTGATCTCCCAGGACATCCTGCACCATGCCACCGACTACACGCCCTACGAGGGCATGGAAGTCACCGGCTGGCCCGCGGCCACCATCGCCCGCGGCGCGGTGCTCTGGCAGGACGGCGAGGACATGTGCGAGCCCGGTTATGGGCGTTTCCTTGCGCGGGAGCCGTACGACTACATAAAGCCGCGCGGGGCGTTCCCGACGCCATTCGATCCGGTGGCGGGGACGGTTGCGGAGTAG